A single region of the Neomonachus schauinslandi chromosome 3, ASM220157v2, whole genome shotgun sequence genome encodes:
- the IL17D gene encoding interleukin-17D isoform X1 encodes MARAGVWMLVVGVLLALAPGRAAGALRASRRPARPRGCADRPEELLEQLYGRLVAGVLGAFHHTLQLGPREQARNASCPAGGRPGDRRFRPPTNLRSVSPWAYRISYDPARYPKYLPEAYCLCRGCLTGLFGEEDLRFRSAPVYMPTVILRRTSACAGGRSVYAEEYVTVPVGCTCVPEQEKEADSSNSSMDKQGPKLLLSPSDKPGRP; translated from the exons ATGGCGCGTGCGGGG GTCTGGATGCTGGTGGTCGGCGTCCTGCTGGCGTTGGCGCCGGGCCGGGCCGCAGGCGCCCTGAGAGCGAGCAGACGCCCGGCGCGGCCGCGGGGCTGCGCCGACCGGCCGGAGGAGCTCCTGGAGCAGCTGTACGGGCGGCTGGTGGCGGGCGTGCTGGGCGCCTTCCACCACACGCTGCAGCTGGGGCCGCGCGAGCAGGCGCGTAACGCGAGCTGCCCGGCAGGGGGCAGGCCCGGCGACCGGCGCTTCCGGCCGCCCACCAACCTGCGCAGTGTGTCGCCGTGGGCCTACAG AATTTCCTACGACCCCGCCAGGTACCCGAAGTACCTGCCCGAGGCCTATTGCCTGTGCAGGGGCTGCCTGACCGGGCTGTTCGGGGAGGAGGACCTGCGCTTCCGGAGCGCCCCGGTGTACATGCCCACCGTCATCCTGCGGCGGACCTCGGCCTGCGCGGGCGGCCGCTCGGTGTACGCGGAGGAGTACGTCACGGTGCCGGTGGGCTGCACCTGCGTCCCCGAGCAGGAGAAGGAAGCAGACAGCAGCAACTCCAGCATGGACAAGCAGGGCCCCAAGCTCCTGCTCAGCCCCAGCGACAAGCCGGGCCGGCCCTGA
- the IL17D gene encoding interleukin-17D isoform X2, producing MLGSLVWMLVVGVLLALAPGRAAGALRASRRPARPRGCADRPEELLEQLYGRLVAGVLGAFHHTLQLGPREQARNASCPAGGRPGDRRFRPPTNLRSVSPWAYRISYDPARYPKYLPEAYCLCRGCLTGLFGEEDLRFRSAPVYMPTVILRRTSACAGGRSVYAEEYVTVPVGCTCVPEQEKEADSSNSSMDKQGPKLLLSPSDKPGRP from the exons ATGCTGGGGTCACTG GTCTGGATGCTGGTGGTCGGCGTCCTGCTGGCGTTGGCGCCGGGCCGGGCCGCAGGCGCCCTGAGAGCGAGCAGACGCCCGGCGCGGCCGCGGGGCTGCGCCGACCGGCCGGAGGAGCTCCTGGAGCAGCTGTACGGGCGGCTGGTGGCGGGCGTGCTGGGCGCCTTCCACCACACGCTGCAGCTGGGGCCGCGCGAGCAGGCGCGTAACGCGAGCTGCCCGGCAGGGGGCAGGCCCGGCGACCGGCGCTTCCGGCCGCCCACCAACCTGCGCAGTGTGTCGCCGTGGGCCTACAG AATTTCCTACGACCCCGCCAGGTACCCGAAGTACCTGCCCGAGGCCTATTGCCTGTGCAGGGGCTGCCTGACCGGGCTGTTCGGGGAGGAGGACCTGCGCTTCCGGAGCGCCCCGGTGTACATGCCCACCGTCATCCTGCGGCGGACCTCGGCCTGCGCGGGCGGCCGCTCGGTGTACGCGGAGGAGTACGTCACGGTGCCGGTGGGCTGCACCTGCGTCCCCGAGCAGGAGAAGGAAGCAGACAGCAGCAACTCCAGCATGGACAAGCAGGGCCCCAAGCTCCTGCTCAGCCCCAGCGACAAGCCGGGCCGGCCCTGA
- the EEF1AKMT1 gene encoding EEF1A lysine methyltransferase 1 isoform X1, whose protein sequence is MSDSDDDDIPRLSSHTLAALQEFYAEQKQQSDAGRDDKYNIGIIEENWQLSQFWYSQETALRLAKEAIAAAGEGGRIACVSAPSVYQKLRALHREDFSVYIFEYDKRFAIYGEEFIFYDYNNPLDLPEKIAAHSFDIVIADPPYLSKECLRKTSETIKYLTQGKILLCTGAVMEEEAAKLLGVKMCKFIPKHTRTLGNEFRCYVNYDSGLDHEI, encoded by the exons ATGAGTGACTCTGATGATGACGATATCCCCCGGCTGTCTTCCCACACCTTAGCAGCCCTCCAGGAATTTTATGCTGAGCAGAAGCAACAAAGTGACGCAGGCAGGGATGATAAATATAACATTGGAATAATAGAAGAGAACTGG CAGCTGAGCCAGTTTTGGTACAGTCAGGAAACCGCTTTGCGACTTGCAAAGGAAGCGATTGCCGCTGCTGGAGAAGGTGGCAG aaTAGCCTGTGTGAGCGCCCCCAGTGTTTACCAGAAACTGAGAGCCCTACACAGAGAAGACTTTTCTGTATACATCTTTGAATATGACAAAAGATTTGCTATATACGGAGAGGAGTTTATCTTCTATGATTACAATAATCCATTGGATTTACCTGAAAAAATTGCTGCACATAGTTTTGACATCGTAATAGCAGATCCCCCCTACCTTTCCAAGGAGTGTCTCAGAAAAACATCAGAAACCATCAAGTATCTGACTCAGGGCAAGATTCTACTGTGCACAG GTGCTGTCATGGAAGAAGAGGCAGCAAAACTTCTTGGTGTGAAGATGTGCAAGTTTATTCCAAAACACACCCGGACCCTGGGAAATGAGTTTCGCTGTTATGTGAATTATGATTCTGGGCTAGACCATGAAATCTAA
- the EEF1AKMT1 gene encoding EEF1A lysine methyltransferase 1 isoform X2: protein MSDSDDDDIPRLSSHTLAALQEFYAEQKQQSDAGRDDKYNIGIIEENWLSQFWYSQETALRLAKEAIAAAGEGGRIACVSAPSVYQKLRALHREDFSVYIFEYDKRFAIYGEEFIFYDYNNPLDLPEKIAAHSFDIVIADPPYLSKECLRKTSETIKYLTQGKILLCTGAVMEEEAAKLLGVKMCKFIPKHTRTLGNEFRCYVNYDSGLDHEI, encoded by the exons ATGAGTGACTCTGATGATGACGATATCCCCCGGCTGTCTTCCCACACCTTAGCAGCCCTCCAGGAATTTTATGCTGAGCAGAAGCAACAAAGTGACGCAGGCAGGGATGATAAATATAACATTGGAATAATAGAAGAGAACTGG CTGAGCCAGTTTTGGTACAGTCAGGAAACCGCTTTGCGACTTGCAAAGGAAGCGATTGCCGCTGCTGGAGAAGGTGGCAG aaTAGCCTGTGTGAGCGCCCCCAGTGTTTACCAGAAACTGAGAGCCCTACACAGAGAAGACTTTTCTGTATACATCTTTGAATATGACAAAAGATTTGCTATATACGGAGAGGAGTTTATCTTCTATGATTACAATAATCCATTGGATTTACCTGAAAAAATTGCTGCACATAGTTTTGACATCGTAATAGCAGATCCCCCCTACCTTTCCAAGGAGTGTCTCAGAAAAACATCAGAAACCATCAAGTATCTGACTCAGGGCAAGATTCTACTGTGCACAG GTGCTGTCATGGAAGAAGAGGCAGCAAAACTTCTTGGTGTGAAGATGTGCAAGTTTATTCCAAAACACACCCGGACCCTGGGAAATGAGTTTCGCTGTTATGTGAATTATGATTCTGGGCTAGACCATGAAATCTAA